The following coding sequences are from one Caldibacillus debilis DSM 16016 window:
- a CDS encoding metal ABC transporter permease, which yields MNLFQHLSDANTQWVLAGTLLLGMASGVLGSFAYLKKQSLIGDAMAHAALPGICIAFLLYGQKSLFWFFAGAAFSGLLAAYFIQAIVKNSRIKEDASIALVLSVFFGIGIVLLTYINQNGSGNQSGLNNYIFGQAASLVGNDVKIIAIVAMILLAVTALFFKEFKLLTFDPQFAEGIGLPVRFFNGLLMVLIVSAVMIGLQAVGVILMAAMLITPALSARYWTERMDRMVVIAGGIGALSGVVGTIFSTASEGLPTGPLIILAATLFFLFSMVFAPRRGLLVNIVKQMKMRRQTARENIMLSMFDLMEEEMRKPAGRHATGFGEEQIRGLRPVSKRLFARVMKQLIKENLVSSDGNRYALTEQGKEQAHQIALKNRLMEVYKMYEMKFSHEEVEKQEDIFALPEPLLQELSRYLQQLGRMPVRLSKTGPGENRRNRNNIIGQRGADSRYEL from the coding sequence ATGAACCTCTTTCAACATTTGTCCGATGCGAACACGCAATGGGTGTTGGCGGGAACCCTGCTGCTGGGGATGGCAAGCGGCGTTTTGGGGAGTTTCGCCTATTTGAAAAAACAAAGCTTGATCGGGGATGCCATGGCCCATGCCGCCCTGCCGGGGATTTGTATCGCATTTCTTTTATACGGCCAAAAATCCTTGTTTTGGTTTTTTGCCGGCGCCGCATTCTCCGGATTGTTGGCCGCCTATTTTATCCAGGCCATCGTCAAAAATTCCCGCATCAAGGAAGATGCGTCCATCGCCCTCGTGCTGTCCGTCTTTTTCGGGATCGGCATCGTGCTGCTCACCTACATTAACCAAAACGGCAGCGGAAATCAAAGCGGGCTCAATAATTATATTTTCGGGCAAGCGGCATCTTTGGTAGGAAATGATGTGAAAATCATCGCGATCGTGGCGATGATCCTCCTTGCCGTTACCGCCCTCTTTTTCAAAGAATTTAAGCTGTTGACTTTCGATCCGCAATTTGCGGAAGGCATCGGTTTGCCGGTCCGATTTTTCAACGGATTGTTGATGGTCTTGATCGTTTCTGCCGTCATGATCGGTTTGCAGGCGGTCGGCGTGATCTTGATGGCCGCCATGCTGATCACCCCCGCCCTCAGCGCGCGTTATTGGACGGAAAGAATGGATCGGATGGTCGTCATCGCCGGAGGAATCGGGGCGTTATCCGGCGTGGTCGGCACGATTTTCAGCACGGCTTCCGAAGGGCTGCCGACGGGTCCTTTGATTATCCTGGCGGCAACCCTGTTTTTCCTCTTTTCCATGGTCTTCGCTCCCCGGAGGGGCTTGCTGGTGAACATCGTCAAACAGATGAAAATGCGCAGGCAAACGGCGAGAGAGAATATCATGTTGTCGATGTTTGACCTGATGGAAGAGGAGATGCGCAAACCGGCGGGCCGGCATGCAACGGGGTTCGGCGAAGAACAGATCCGGGGATTGAGGCCGGTGTCCAAACGGCTGTTTGCGCGGGTCATGAAACAGCTCATCAAGGAGAACCTGGTCTCATCTGACGGAAATCGGTATGCGTTGACCGAACAAGGGAAGGAACAGGCCCATCAGATCGCGCTGAAAAACCGTTTAATGGAAGTATATAAGATGTATGAAATGAAATTTTCCCATGAAGAAGTGGAAAAACAGGAGGACATATTCGCCCTGCCCGAACCGCTCTTGCAGGAACTGTCCCGATATTTGCAGCAATTGGGAAGGATGCCCGTCCGCTTATCCAAAACGGGTCCGGGCGAAAATCGGAGGAACAGGAACAACATCATCGGTCAAAGGGGGGCAGACAGCCGTTATGAGTTATGA
- a CDS encoding metal ABC transporter ATP-binding protein, with the protein MNPLMVRNLTVAYHRKPVLQEVSFSVPEGKLIGIIGPNGAGKSTLLKAILRLVPAASGEVLIYGKLYKAQRKLIGYVPQRGSVDWDFPTNALDVVLMGRYGHIGWIKRPGKEDVKLALSCLEKVGMENYAHRQINQLSGGQQQRVFLARALAQDATIYFMDEPFAGVDAATEKAIISLLNELKAQGKTVLVVHHDLHTVQEYFDWVLLLNMRVIGHGPTDEVFTVENLQKTYGGRLTFLDQGKLLVKHE; encoded by the coding sequence ATGAATCCGTTAATGGTGAGGAATTTGACCGTCGCTTATCATCGCAAGCCGGTTTTGCAGGAAGTCAGTTTCTCGGTTCCGGAAGGAAAACTGATCGGGATCATCGGGCCGAACGGCGCCGGCAAATCGACGCTGCTCAAGGCCATTTTACGGTTGGTCCCGGCGGCATCCGGGGAAGTGTTGATCTATGGAAAACTGTATAAAGCCCAAAGAAAACTGATCGGATATGTCCCGCAGCGCGGATCGGTCGACTGGGATTTTCCGACGAATGCCTTGGATGTCGTATTGATGGGACGATACGGCCATATCGGCTGGATCAAGCGTCCGGGGAAGGAAGATGTGAAGCTGGCGCTTTCCTGCCTGGAAAAAGTGGGAATGGAAAATTATGCGCACCGGCAAATCAACCAGCTTTCCGGCGGCCAGCAGCAGCGGGTGTTTTTGGCGCGGGCGCTCGCGCAAGACGCCACGATCTATTTTATGGATGAACCCTTTGCCGGCGTCGATGCGGCGACGGAAAAGGCCATCATTTCCTTATTGAACGAATTAAAGGCCCAGGGAAAAACGGTGCTGGTTGTCCATCATGATCTGCACACGGTTCAGGAGTATTTTGATTGGGTATTGCTGTTAAATATGCGGGTGATCGGACACGGGCCGACCGATGAGGTATTTACCGTCGAAAATTTGCAGAAAACCTACGGGGGCCGATTGACCTTCCTGGACCAGGGAAAATTGCTTGTTAAACATGAATAG
- a CDS encoding metal ABC transporter solute-binding protein, Zn/Mn family — MKKVMMAVAGMLFVLLAACDARTGSDHSDGKLTVTTTIGQIADIVKNVGGEYVEVTALMGPGVDPHLYKASQGDLKKLNEADVIFYNGLHLEGKMGEIFEKIEKEKPTVAVAESIPKDRLLSDPANPGSFDPHVWFDIDLWSIAVETVRDELIKMDEKHADEYRKNAEKYLAKLQEIKQYAKQQISQIPEESRVLITAHDAFHYFGRAYGMEVMGLQGLSTDAEYGLKDVQHLIDVIVERKIKAVFIESSISEKSIKAVVEGAKKRGQEVKIGGELYSDAMGPEGTEEGTYAGMYRHNIDTIVSSLK, encoded by the coding sequence ATGAAAAAAGTGATGATGGCCGTCGCGGGCATGCTGTTCGTCCTGTTGGCCGCCTGCGATGCCCGGACCGGTTCCGATCATTCCGATGGAAAACTGACGGTGACGACGACGATCGGCCAAATTGCCGATATCGTAAAAAATGTGGGCGGGGAGTATGTGGAAGTCACGGCGCTGATGGGCCCCGGCGTCGACCCGCACCTGTACAAAGCGTCGCAAGGAGATCTGAAAAAGCTGAACGAAGCGGATGTGATCTTTTACAACGGTTTGCACTTGGAAGGGAAAATGGGCGAGATTTTTGAAAAAATCGAAAAGGAAAAACCGACGGTTGCCGTCGCCGAATCGATTCCGAAAGATCGATTGCTTTCCGACCCGGCCAATCCCGGAAGTTTTGACCCGCACGTATGGTTTGATATCGATTTATGGTCCATTGCCGTAGAAACGGTAAGGGACGAATTGATCAAAATGGACGAAAAACATGCGGACGAATATAGGAAAAACGCCGAAAAATACTTGGCGAAACTGCAGGAAATCAAACAATACGCCAAGCAGCAAATATCCCAAATCCCGGAAGAAAGCCGGGTGCTGATTACCGCCCATGATGCCTTTCATTATTTCGGCCGCGCCTATGGCATGGAAGTGATGGGCCTGCAAGGATTGAGCACGGATGCGGAATACGGGCTGAAGGACGTCCAGCATTTGATCGATGTGATTGTGGAACGCAAGATCAAGGCCGTTTTTATCGAAAGCAGCATCTCCGAAAAATCCATCAAGGCGGTCGTCGAGGGGGCGAAGAAACGGGGGCAGGAAGTCAAGATCGGCGGCGAGCTGTATTCGGATGCGATGGGTCCGGAAGGGACGGAAGAAGGGACCTATGCCGGGATGTACCGCCACAATATCGACACGATCGTATCTTCGTTAAAATAG
- a CDS encoding M20 family metallopeptidase: MPVDLQLQRKRIEESIENGRELYIQTSHEIHDHPEIGNQEFFASERLTDLLKKAGFEVTTNVAGHETAFVARKPSHIDGPKIAFLAEYDALPGLGHACGHNLIGTTSVAAAIAVAEVIHETGGEVFVFGTPAEEGGPNGSAKGSFVKHGLLKDIDVALMIHPSGKTSLSARTLAVDPLDFHFFGKAAHASGAPEQGINALDAVILLFNGINALRQQLPRDIRIHGIITHGGDAPNIIPDYASARFFIRAETWKRAEEVSEKVRKIAEGAALATGTKVEIERFQNEVLDFIVNPTLDAILEEELTALGEEVVKNEGGGKGSTDAGNISHVTPTAHPHIKIGPDTLIAHTEEFREAARSPLADQALIKGAKALAFTAHRLLTDDRLLKQVRDDFQKAILP; encoded by the coding sequence GTGCCGGTTGATTTGCAGCTTCAAAGGAAGCGGATCGAGGAAAGCATCGAAAACGGAAGGGAACTGTATATTCAAACGAGCCATGAGATTCATGATCATCCGGAAATCGGAAATCAGGAATTTTTCGCATCGGAAAGGTTGACCGATCTTCTGAAAAAGGCCGGTTTTGAGGTCACGACAAACGTTGCCGGCCATGAGACGGCCTTTGTCGCGAGGAAGCCTTCCCATATCGACGGCCCGAAAATCGCCTTTCTTGCCGAGTATGATGCGCTGCCGGGACTCGGGCACGCGTGCGGGCATAATTTGATCGGGACGACGAGCGTGGCGGCGGCCATCGCCGTAGCGGAAGTCATTCATGAAACGGGCGGGGAAGTTTTCGTCTTCGGCACCCCGGCGGAGGAAGGGGGACCGAACGGTTCGGCAAAGGGCAGCTTTGTCAAACACGGTTTATTAAAAGACATCGATGTGGCTTTGATGATCCACCCCAGCGGGAAAACGAGCCTTTCCGCCCGGACGCTTGCCGTCGATCCTTTGGATTTCCACTTCTTCGGAAAAGCCGCCCATGCCTCCGGCGCCCCGGAGCAGGGGATCAATGCCCTCGATGCGGTGATCCTGTTATTCAACGGGATCAACGCGCTGCGGCAGCAGCTTCCGCGGGATATCCGCATCCACGGGATCATCACCCATGGCGGCGATGCCCCGAACATCATCCCGGATTATGCCTCCGCCCGCTTCTTTATCCGGGCGGAGACGTGGAAACGGGCCGAGGAAGTATCGGAGAAAGTCCGGAAAATCGCCGAAGGGGCGGCTTTGGCGACGGGAACGAAGGTGGAAATCGAACGGTTTCAAAATGAAGTCCTCGATTTCATTGTGAATCCGACCTTGGATGCGATCTTGGAAGAAGAATTGACCGCATTGGGGGAAGAAGTCGTGAAAAACGAGGGCGGGGGAAAAGGCTCGACGGACGCGGGAAATATCAGCCATGTGACGCCGACGGCCCATCCCCATATAAAAATCGGCCCGGATACGTTAATCGCCCACACGGAAGAGTTCCGGGAAGCGGCCCGTTCCCCCTTGGCCGACCAAGCTTTGATCAAGGGGGCGAAAGCGCTGGCCTTCACGGCGCACCGGCTGCTCACGGATGACCGGTTGCTGAAACAAGTTCGCGATGATTTTCAAAAGGCAATCCTTCCATAA
- a CDS encoding MetQ/NlpA family ABC transporter substrate-binding protein, with product MYKKIGLSLIAVLLFALLSACKGETASDEKKVVKIGVTGTDGQVWDIIKEKAAKEGITIELVEFSDYTLPNQALADKEIDLNAFQHIAFLNQFKEEHHLDIVPIGTTVIAPMGIYSEKYKDVSEIPDKAKIAIPDDPSNQARALKLLQSAGLIKLKEDFGLFGDLSGIKENPKKLEIIPMVAQQTPRVLPDVAASVINNGIAGQAGFVPNKDAIFLEDPNDPAAQPYINVFAARAEDKDNQTFKKIVEIYHDPEVVEAIKKDTNGGSVVVDIPIEELEDIIK from the coding sequence ATGTACAAAAAAATAGGCTTATCGTTGATTGCGGTACTTCTTTTCGCTTTACTTTCGGCGTGCAAGGGCGAGACGGCTTCCGATGAAAAAAAGGTGGTAAAAATCGGGGTGACGGGGACCGACGGCCAGGTCTGGGACATCATCAAGGAAAAGGCGGCGAAGGAAGGCATCACCATCGAGCTGGTTGAATTTTCCGATTACACGCTGCCGAACCAGGCGCTGGCGGACAAGGAAATCGATTTGAATGCGTTCCAGCACATCGCCTTTTTGAATCAATTCAAGGAAGAACATCATCTGGATATCGTGCCGATCGGGACCACGGTCATCGCGCCGATGGGCATTTATTCCGAGAAATATAAGGACGTCTCCGAAATCCCCGACAAGGCGAAAATCGCCATCCCCGATGATCCCTCGAACCAGGCGAGGGCTTTGAAGCTGCTTCAGTCGGCCGGATTGATCAAGCTGAAGGAGGATTTCGGCTTGTTCGGCGATTTGAGCGGAATCAAGGAAAATCCCAAAAAATTGGAGATCATTCCGATGGTGGCCCAACAAACGCCGAGGGTGCTTCCGGATGTGGCCGCGTCCGTGATCAATAACGGGATTGCCGGGCAGGCCGGATTCGTTCCGAATAAAGACGCCATCTTCCTGGAAGATCCGAATGATCCGGCGGCGCAGCCGTATATCAATGTTTTTGCCGCCCGGGCGGAAGACAAAGACAATCAAACATTCAAAAAGATTGTCGAGATCTACCATGATCCTGAAGTGGTCGAGGCGATCAAAAAGGATACGAACGGCGGTTCCGTCGTGGTCGACATTCCGATTGAAGAACTGGAAGACATCATCAAATAA
- a CDS encoding methionine ABC transporter permease, with protein MRVDWSTFWPRIVEATGQTITMVVFTLLFSSIIGILMGLLLYVTRKGNVFENRFIYSFLNIIINIVRPIPFIIFLVAIAPLTRAVIGTTIGTAAAIFPMTIAASFSVARVVENNLVSIDPGIIEAAKAMGAGPFRIIFEIIIPEAIGPLILGLTFVTIGLIDFSAMAGTVGGGGLGNLAMTYGYQRFDTSVMIVTVVILILLVQIAQLIGNYLSRIFLRR; from the coding sequence ATGCGGGTTGATTGGTCCACGTTTTGGCCGCGGATTGTCGAGGCGACCGGCCAGACGATTACGATGGTCGTTTTTACCTTGCTATTTTCGTCCATTATCGGAATCTTGATGGGGCTGCTTTTATATGTCACCCGAAAAGGGAATGTTTTTGAAAATCGGTTCATCTATTCCTTTTTAAACATTATCATCAACATCGTCCGTCCCATCCCGTTCATCATCTTTTTGGTCGCCATCGCCCCGTTGACCCGGGCGGTGATCGGGACGACCATCGGGACGGCTGCCGCGATTTTCCCCATGACGATCGCCGCCTCCTTTTCGGTGGCCAGGGTGGTGGAAAATAATCTCGTCTCCATCGACCCGGGGATTATCGAAGCGGCCAAGGCGATGGGCGCCGGACCCTTCCGGATCATTTTTGAAATCATCATCCCGGAAGCGATCGGACCGCTGATTTTAGGCTTGACCTTTGTCACCATCGGCTTGATCGATTTCTCGGCGATGGCGGGAACGGTCGGCGGCGGCGGTTTGGGCAACCTGGCGATGACCTACGGGTATCAGCGGTTTGATACCTCCGTCATGATCGTCACCGTCGTTATCCTCATTCTCTTGGTGCAGATCGCACAATTGATCGGGAATTATCTTTCGAGGATTTTTTTGCGTCGATAG